A stretch of Aythya fuligula isolate bAytFul2 chromosome 1, bAytFul2.pri, whole genome shotgun sequence DNA encodes these proteins:
- the COG3 gene encoding conserved oligomeric Golgi complex subunit 3, translating to MAEPPGREPRDRLSLWDRRPQPRAPLSERQADSVLRLKAAAEALPLPTELPIEDLCSLTSQSLTVTLTAAVPESTEDVLLKGFAMLGMENERIETAQQFFSWFAQLQTQMDQDESAKYRQMRDYLSGFEEQCDTILNDVNSALQHLEALQKQYLFVSTKTGTLHEACEQLLKEQSELVDLAENIQQKLSYFNELENINTKLNSPTLSVNSEGFIPMLAKLDDCIAYISSHPNFKDYPVYLTKFKQCLSKAMHLIKTYTVNTLQNLTSQLMKRDPSSVPNSDNAFTLFYVKFRAAAPKVRTLIEQVEQRSEKMPEYQQVLNEIHQCYLDQRELLLGPSIASTVTELTSQNNRDHCALVRSGCAFMVHVCQDEHQLYNEFFTKPTPKLDELLEKLCLSLYDVLRPMIIHVIHLETLSELCGILKNEMLEDHVQNNAEQLGAFAAGVKQMLEDVQERLVYRTHIYIQTDITGYKPAPGDLAYPDKLEMMEQIAQSLKDEQKKLPSEASFSDVRLEDPESCSLVKSGSAESLNPRHQSTVSPADLHGMWYPTVRRTLVCLSKLYRCIDRAVFQGLSQEALSACIHSLLGAADSISKNKTQVDGQLFLIKHLLILREQIAPFHTDFTIKEISLDLKKTRDAAFKILNPKTVSRFFRLNSNNALIQFLLEGTPEIREHYIDSKKDVDRHLKSACEQFIQQQTKQFIEQLEEFMTKVAALKTMATQGGPKYSLSQQPWAQPAKINDMVSSTYKTIKTKLPSTLRSMSLYLSNKDTEFILFKPVRNNIQQMFQKLHALLKEEFSNEDLQIIACPSMEQVNLLLSMSK from the exons CTTCCAATCGAAGACTTGTGCAGCCTGACATCCCAGTCGCTGACTGTTACGCTGACGGCCGCGGTGCCAGAATCCACAGAGGATGTTCTCCTGAAAGGATTTGCCATGCTGGGGATGGAGAATGAAAGAATTGAAACAGCACAGCAG TTCTTCTcctggtttgctcagctacagacGCAGATGGATCAAGATGAAAGCGCCAAGTACAG gcagATGAGGGATTACTTGTCTGGGTTTGAGGAGCAGTGTGATACTATACTGAACGACGTCAACAGTGCCCTCCAGCACCTGGAGGCCCTGCAAAAACAGTACCTCTTTGTGTCCACCAAGACAGGAACGCTGCATGAGGCCTGTGAACAGCTTTTGAAAGAGCAG TCAGAACTAGTTGACCTGGCTGAAAACATCCAGCAGaaactttcttattttaatgagCTGGAAAACATCAACACA aaactgAATTCCCCCACGTTGTCTGTGAACAGTGAAGGATTCATTCCCATGCTGGCTAAGCTTGATGATTGTATTGCATATATTTCATCACAT cCAAATTTTAAAGACTATCCTGTATATTTGACCAAGTTTAAACAATGCCTTTCTAAAGCTATGCACCTTATCAAGACGTACACTGTGAACACACTACAGAACCTCACAAGCCAGTTGATGAAAAGG GATCCTTCATCTGTGCCAAACTCTGACAATGCCTTCACGCTGTTTTATGTAAAATTCAGAGCAGCTGCTCCCAAAGTCAGA ACTCTTATTGAGCAAGTAGAGCAAAGATCTGAAAAAATGCCAGA GTATCAACAAGTTCTCAATGAAATCCATCAATGTTACCTCGATCAGAGGGAGCTTTTGCTTGGTCCCAGTATCGCCAGCACCGTTACAGAATTAACCAGTCAGAACAACAGAGATCATTGTGCTTTG GTGCGAAGTGGTTGTGCCTTCATGGTCCATGTCTGCCAGGATGAACACCAGCTTTACAATGAGTTCTTCACAAAACCAACACCAAAACTGGA cgAGCTCTTGGAGAAGTTGTGTCTTTCGCTATACGATGTCCTGCGGCCAATGATCATTCACGTTATCCACTTAGAGACACTGTCTGAACTCTGTGGGATCCTTAAAAACGAGATGCTGGAAGATCACGTCCAGAACAATG ctGAACAACTGGGTGCGTTTGCTGCTGGTGTCAAGCAGATGTTAGAAGATGTACAAGAGCGCCTTGTCTATCGGACACACATTTACATTCAGACTGACATCACAGGCTACAAACCTGCTCCGGGGGATCTTGCATATCCTGACAAGTTGGAAATGATGGAG CAAATTGCACAGAGCTTAAAAGATGAGCAGAAGAAGCTGCCGTCTGAAGCTTCATTTTCAGATGTCCGGCTAGAGGATCCTGAGTCCTGCAGTTTAGTGAAATCTG gTTCGGCGGAATCCCTTAATCCCAGACACCAGTCCACGGTTTCGCCAGCGGATCTGCATGGGATGTGGTATCCCACCGTCAGAAGGACGCTAGTGTGTCTCTCCAAACTGTACAGATGTATAGAC aGGGCAGTGTTTCAGGGATTATCGCAAGAGGCCTTATCTGCCTGCATCCACtcactgctgggagctgctgattCTATCAGCAAAAACAAG ACCCAGGTTGATGGACAGCTTTTCTTAATAAAACACCTTTTGATTCTTCGTGAACAAATTGCTCCTTTCCACACTGATTTCACCATTAAGGAAATTTCCCTGGACCTTAAGAAAACTAGAG ATGCGGCGTTTAAAATCCTGAACCCTAAAACAGTTTCAAGATTTTTTAGACTAAACAGCAACAATGCCTTGATACAGTTCTTGCTGGAG GGTACTCCAGAAATCAGAGAACATTATATCGACTCGAAGAAGGATGTAGATCGTCATCTGAAATCAGCTTGTGAGCAGTTTATTCAGCAGCAAACCAAACAGTTCATAGAACAGCTGGAGGAGTTCATGACAAAG GTggctgctttaaaaacaatggCTACTCAAGGAGGTCCCAAATACAGCCTTTCACAGCAACCTTGGGCACAACCAg CAAAGATCAACGATATGGTCTCTTCCACGTAcaagacaataaaaacaaagctgccaTCAACGTTACGAAGCATGTCCTTATACTTGTCCAATAAAGATACAGAATTCATTTTGTTCAAGCCAGTTAGG aacAACATTCAGCAAATGTTTCAGAAACTCCATGCTTTGTTAAAGGAAGAATTTAGTAATGAAGATCTCCAGATCATAGCCTGTCCTTCAATGGAACAG GTCAACTTACTTTTGTCGATGTCCAAGTAG